From Pseudoleptotrichia goodfellowii, a single genomic window includes:
- a CDS encoding aminopeptidase, protein MKNLDLKLDKYAQVIVKIGANVQPGQRVWINCTTDSLPLVYKVTEASYKAGASDVHVKLSDDKLTRMHAEYQPTEVYSHVPQWLVDERNEYLDNNVVFIHILSSSPNLLSGVDPKKLGAYTKNMGEAFKYYRSRVMTDANSWTLASYPSADWAKLVFPEEKDSEKAQEKLLDAILKTVRVDGEDPVKAWEEHHKILSEKADYLNKKAFSALHYTAPGTDLTVGLPKNHVWIAAGSKNLKGDHFMPNMPTEEVFTAADKYRIDGYVSNKKPLSYQGNIIDNFKLTFKDGKVVDFQAETGYDILKQLLDTDEGAKSIGEVALVPHDSPISNSGLLYYQTLFDENASNHLALGAAYPTNVKGGKDMSEEELEKAHLNQSITHVDFMIGDAEMDIDGINEDGTREPVFRKGNWAF, encoded by the coding sequence ATGAAAAATTTAGATTTAAAACTGGATAAGTATGCACAGGTAATAGTAAAAATAGGAGCAAATGTGCAGCCGGGACAAAGAGTATGGATAAATTGTACAACTGATTCGTTGCCTTTGGTGTATAAAGTGACAGAAGCTTCATATAAAGCAGGAGCAAGTGATGTTCACGTAAAATTATCCGATGATAAATTGACACGTATGCACGCTGAATATCAACCTACAGAAGTATATTCACATGTACCTCAATGGTTAGTAGACGAGAGAAATGAATATTTAGATAACAATGTAGTATTTATACATATTTTAAGCAGTTCTCCCAATCTTCTTTCGGGAGTAGATCCGAAAAAACTCGGAGCATATACTAAAAATATGGGAGAAGCTTTTAAATACTATCGTTCCCGTGTGATGACAGATGCAAATTCATGGACATTGGCAAGCTATCCTTCGGCAGACTGGGCAAAACTTGTATTTCCTGAAGAAAAAGATTCTGAAAAAGCTCAGGAAAAACTGTTGGATGCTATTTTGAAAACAGTAAGAGTAGACGGAGAAGATCCTGTAAAAGCTTGGGAAGAACACCATAAAATACTTTCGGAAAAGGCTGATTATTTGAATAAAAAAGCTTTCTCGGCTTTGCATTATACTGCACCGGGAACAGATTTAACAGTAGGATTGCCTAAAAATCATGTATGGATTGCAGCAGGAAGCAAAAATCTCAAAGGAGATCATTTTATGCCGAATATGCCTACAGAAGAAGTGTTTACAGCGGCAGATAAATACAGAATAGACGGATACGTTTCCAATAAAAAGCCGTTGTCTTATCAGGGAAATATAATTGATAATTTTAAATTGACTTTTAAAGACGGAAAAGTAGTTGATTTTCAGGCTGAAACAGGATACGATATTTTGAAGCAGCTTCTTGATACTGATGAAGGAGCAAAAAGTATCGGAGAAGTAGCTTTGGTCCCTCATGATTCACCGATTTCCAATTCGGGACTTTTGTATTATCAGACATTATTTGATGAAAATGCTTCAAATCATTTGGCATTGGGGGCAGCTTATCCTACAAATGTTAAAGGTGGAAAAGATATGAGCGAAGAAGAACTTGAAAAAGCTCATTTGAATCAGTCTATTACGCATGTAGACTTTATGATAGGAGATGCCGAAATGGATATTGACGGTATTAATGAAGACGGAACAAGAGAGCCTGTATTCAGAAAAGGAAACTGGGCATTTTAA
- a CDS encoding META domain-containing protein, with the protein MKSKTVLVLMSIFLVLTFTSGFAAKSKVSKGTSVNNSMNTNKLLHTSWKLKSVSGKALKKVVIEGREENVMITLNFSSDVINGSGGVNNYTAGYKIKGNNISLTQISSTLRAGFTELMKAEQNYFQILQNVKTFELKGDILTLKSDNGSLVFSKMPN; encoded by the coding sequence ATGAAATCGAAAACTGTTTTAGTTTTAATGTCAATATTTCTTGTTTTAACTTTTACTTCCGGCTTTGCAGCTAAAAGTAAAGTAAGTAAAGGAACATCCGTTAACAACAGCATGAATACAAATAAACTTTTGCATACTTCATGGAAATTAAAAAGTGTCTCGGGAAAAGCCTTAAAAAAAGTTGTTATTGAGGGAAGAGAAGAAAATGTTATGATTACTCTCAATTTTTCATCTGATGTAATTAACGGAAGCGGCGGAGTAAATAACTATACCGCAGGTTATAAAATAAAAGGAAATAATATTTCGCTTACTCAAATAAGCAGCACTCTAAGGGCAGGTTTCACTGAATTAATGAAAGCGGAACAAAATTATTTCCAGATTCTCCAAAATGTCAAAACCTTTGAATTGAAAGGTGACATTCTTACACTAAAATCCGATAATGGATCTTTGGTTTTTTCAAAAATGCCTAATTAA
- a CDS encoding flavodoxin produces the protein MSKIGIFYGTTTGVTEDAANKIADKLDGADVFNIAGNEDKLGDYDVLILGTSTWGFGDLQDDWQTAVDELAKLDLKGKKVAYFGCGDQMTFSETYVDGIGILNEEIEKTGAEVIGQTSTEGYDFSESRAVKNSKFLGLAIDEINQPDLTDERIDVWVEELKKVL, from the coding sequence ATGTCAAAAATTGGTATTTTTTACGGAACAACAACAGGGGTAACTGAAGATGCGGCTAATAAAATAGCTGATAAATTGGACGGAGCGGATGTATTTAATATTGCCGGAAATGAAGATAAACTCGGAGATTATGATGTTCTTATTTTAGGGACTTCTACTTGGGGATTCGGTGATTTGCAGGATGATTGGCAAACAGCAGTGGATGAGTTGGCTAAGCTTGATTTGAAAGGTAAAAAAGTAGCTTATTTCGGATGCGGGGATCAAATGACTTTCTCTGAAACATATGTTGACGGAATAGGGATTTTAAACGAAGAGATTGAAAAAACAGGAGCTGAAGTAATAGGTCAGACAAGTACTGAAGGATACGATTTCAGTGAGTCGAGAGCAGTTAAAAATTCAAAATTTTTAGGATTGGCGATTGACGAAATAAATCAGCCTGATTTAACTGATGAAAGAATAGATGTGTGGGTAGAAGAGTTAAAAAAAGTTTTATAA
- a CDS encoding PTS ascorbate transporter subunit IIC, with translation MKEILLFLRDVLSQPAILLGLVSFVGLIALKKPGHKVLTGTLGPILGYIMLGAGADFIVSNLDPLGKMIEKGFKITGVVPNNEAVVATAQNLLGKETMLILVAGLFVNLIVAKFTKYKYIFLTGHHSFYMACLLSAVLGAMGFSNVALVIIGGFFLGTWSAISPAIGQKYTLKVTDEEEIAMGHFGSLGYYISAWIGGKVGNPENTTENMKIPEKWGFLRNTTIATAITMIVFYLIAGIAAGNEYVSTLSNGVSPYLYVIMLGLKFAVGVAIVYNGVRMILADLIPAFQGIATKIIPNSIPAVDCAVFFTFAQTAVIIGFIFSFIGGIIGMIILGITGGVLIIPGLVPHFFCGATAGIYGNSTGGKRGAMIGAFINGLLLSFLPAALLPVLGKLGFANTTFGDVDFTVIGIVLGTINNFMGHLGVYIIIAIIMIVLIIPNFVKTKSETINNI, from the coding sequence ATGAAAGAGATATTGTTATTTTTAAGAGATGTTTTAAGTCAGCCTGCTATATTATTGGGATTGGTTTCTTTTGTAGGGTTGATAGCTTTGAAAAAACCGGGACATAAAGTATTGACCGGAACTTTGGGACCTATACTCGGGTATATTATGCTGGGAGCAGGAGCGGATTTTATAGTATCAAACTTGGATCCGTTAGGTAAAATGATAGAAAAAGGATTTAAAATCACAGGAGTGGTCCCGAATAATGAAGCTGTAGTTGCAACTGCTCAAAATTTGTTGGGAAAAGAGACAATGCTTATTCTTGTTGCAGGATTATTTGTAAATTTGATTGTGGCTAAATTTACAAAGTATAAATATATATTTTTAACAGGACATCACAGCTTTTATATGGCATGTTTATTATCAGCAGTTTTAGGAGCTATGGGATTTTCCAATGTAGCGTTGGTTATTATAGGAGGATTTTTTTTAGGAACTTGGAGTGCTATTTCCCCTGCAATCGGACAAAAGTATACGTTGAAAGTTACAGATGAAGAAGAAATTGCAATGGGGCATTTTGGAAGTTTAGGCTATTATATTTCTGCGTGGATTGGAGGGAAAGTAGGAAATCCTGAAAATACGACTGAAAATATGAAAATACCTGAAAAATGGGGATTTTTGAGAAATACGACAATAGCAACAGCTATTACAATGATAGTATTTTATCTAATAGCAGGAATTGCTGCAGGAAATGAATATGTTTCAACTCTTTCAAACGGAGTTTCGCCATATCTATATGTAATAATGTTGGGATTAAAATTTGCAGTAGGAGTAGCAATAGTTTATAACGGAGTAAGAATGATTTTAGCAGATTTAATACCTGCCTTCCAGGGAATTGCTACAAAAATAATTCCGAATAGTATTCCGGCTGTGGATTGTGCGGTTTTCTTTACGTTTGCTCAAACAGCAGTTATAATAGGATTTATTTTCAGCTTTATCGGTGGAATAATAGGAATGATAATATTGGGAATTACCGGAGGAGTTTTGATTATACCGGGACTTGTTCCGCATTTCTTCTGTGGAGCAACAGCAGGAATTTACGGTAACTCTACAGGAGGAAAAAGAGGGGCAATGATAGGTGCGTTTATAAACGGATTACTTCTTTCGTTTTTGCCGGCAGCATTATTACCTGTATTAGGAAAACTCGGATTTGCCAACACTACATTTGGAGATGTTGATTTTACAGTTATAGGAATTGTTTTAGGAACAATAAATAATTTCATGGGACATTTAGGAGTATATATAATTATTGCTATAATTATGATAGTATTAATTATACCTAATTTTGTAAAGACAAAATCGGAAACAATAAATAATATATAA
- a CDS encoding GNAT family N-acetyltransferase, which yields MNLKNTPNLETERLILRKFTKNDLKSIFEIYSDEEVNTFLPWFSLKSIKEAEMFFAERYEKNYKNPLGYNYAICLKTDNIPIGYINVNMDSNYDLGYGLRKEFWNKGIVTEACKAVIEQLKKDGIPYITATHDINNPRSGEVMKKLGMSYQYSYEEQWQPKDIKVTFRLYRLNFINKNKFF from the coding sequence ATGAACTTAAAGAATACTCCGAATTTAGAAACAGAACGTCTGATATTAAGAAAATTTACAAAAAATGACTTAAAATCTATATTTGAAATTTACAGTGATGAAGAAGTCAATACTTTTTTACCGTGGTTTTCTTTAAAATCTATAAAAGAAGCGGAAATGTTTTTTGCTGAAAGATATGAAAAAAATTATAAAAATCCTTTAGGCTATAATTATGCAATTTGTTTAAAAACCGATAACATTCCTATAGGATATATAAATGTAAATATGGACAGTAATTATGATTTAGGTTACGGACTGCGTAAAGAGTTTTGGAATAAAGGAATCGTAACGGAAGCTTGTAAAGCTGTTATTGAACAACTGAAAAAAGACGGAATACCTTACATTACAGCTACTCATGACATCAACAATCCCCGTAGCGGAGAAGTCATGAAAAAATTAGGAATGAGTTATCAATATTCCTATGAAGAACAGTGGCAACCTAAAGATATTAAGGTTACATTTCGTTTATATCGTTTAAATTTTATAAATAAAAATAAGTTTTTCTAA
- a CDS encoding alpha/beta hydrolase, whose protein sequence is MEYMYIKGTDEMFVLFHGTGGNENSLLFLTGELDPYASVLSFSGDTGVGIKRRFFAPLIGKREPDRKGLAERVEKFLTQWDNLELTKGKKITFIGYSNGANFITAILEKRPDIADKTILLHPSHLGWKFESRPLKNVIIVTTGATDLMAPAGDVMKMKKEFENIGYDKFDVILLDGGHEINDQEIEKLKKYYKNKF, encoded by the coding sequence ATGGAATATATGTATATAAAAGGAACAGACGAAATGTTTGTACTGTTTCATGGAACAGGCGGCAATGAAAACAGTCTACTTTTCTTGACGGGAGAACTGGATCCTTATGCAAGTGTATTGAGCTTTTCAGGAGATACAGGTGTCGGAATAAAAAGAAGATTTTTTGCACCACTTATAGGAAAAAGAGAGCCTGACAGAAAAGGCTTGGCAGAAAGAGTAGAGAAATTTCTTACTCAATGGGATAATTTGGAACTGACAAAAGGAAAAAAAATAACATTTATAGGTTATTCCAACGGAGCAAATTTTATAACGGCAATACTGGAAAAAAGACCCGATATTGCAGATAAAACTATACTGCTTCATCCAAGTCATCTAGGTTGGAAATTTGAAAGCAGACCTTTAAAAAATGTCATTATTGTCACAACAGGAGCTACAGATCTTATGGCTCCTGCAGGAGATGTAATGAAAATGAAAAAAGAATTTGAAAATATCGGTTACGATAAATTTGATGTCATTCTTCTTGACGGAGGGCATGAAATTAATGATCAGGAAATAGAAAAATTGAAAAAATATTATAAAAATAAATTTTAA
- a CDS encoding winged helix-turn-helix transcriptional regulator: protein MSEDIKIEPNLCRTDDGLDTIIGKWELPILLHMMKNGTMRFSDFMRAMPEITQKMLTKNLRELEEDDLISRFSYPTIPPKVEYSLTEHGKELEPIIDQLHKWGIRHKEHIQKKWQNMI from the coding sequence ATGTCTGAAGATATAAAAATTGAACCGAATTTGTGTCGGACTGATGACGGACTTGATACAATTATTGGAAAATGGGAATTACCTATTTTATTACATATGATGAAAAACGGAACTATGAGGTTTTCAGACTTTATGAGAGCTATGCCCGAAATAACCCAGAAAATGCTTACAAAAAATCTGCGTGAATTGGAAGAAGATGATTTGATAAGCCGTTTTTCTTATCCTACAATTCCGCCGAAAGTAGAGTATTCATTGACAGAGCATGGAAAGGAACTTGAGCCGATTATTGATCAGCTACATAAATGGGGTATTCGTCATAAAGAGCATATACAGAAAAAGTGGCAGAATATGATTTGA
- a CDS encoding heavy-metal-associated domain-containing protein, with the protein MKKIIEIEGMNCSHCTQKVENALYGLPETEEVNINLENKCSEVDFSSDVDDKLISDLIKSIGYLVTNIKNI; encoded by the coding sequence ATGAAAAAAATCATAGAAATAGAAGGCATGAATTGTAGTCATTGTACCCAAAAAGTCGAAAATGCTTTATACGGACTTCCTGAAACTGAAGAAGTTAATATAAATCTTGAAAATAAATGTTCCGAAGTTGATTTTTCTTCGGATGTCGATGACAAACTTATTTCAGATTTAATAAAATCTATAGGATATTTGGTTACAAACATAAAAAATATATAA
- a CDS encoding PTS sugar transporter subunit IIA, protein MLYEILKDNIIMQENVSDWEESIKKASNLLEKTGKIEKRYIEAMINDIKQMGFYVVITDKVAMPHSRPENGVKETALSLLKLEKPVNYGEHEVNLVFILAAENKEKHIGVLKELSDFLDSDERIESLINAKSIEEIEKIFKK, encoded by the coding sequence ATGTTATATGAAATATTGAAAGATAATATAATAATGCAGGAAAATGTTTCGGATTGGGAAGAGAGTATAAAAAAAGCTTCTAATTTATTGGAAAAAACGGGAAAAATTGAAAAAAGATATATTGAAGCCATGATAAATGATATAAAACAAATGGGCTTTTATGTTGTGATAACTGATAAAGTTGCTATGCCTCATTCAAGACCTGAAAACGGTGTTAAGGAAACTGCATTATCATTGCTTAAATTGGAAAAACCTGTGAATTATGGAGAACATGAAGTAAATCTTGTTTTCATTTTAGCTGCTGAAAATAAAGAAAAACATATTGGCGTGCTAAAAGAATTATCAGATTTTCTTGATAGTGATGAAAGAATAGAGTCGCTGATAAATGCGAAGTCTATTGAAGAAATTGAAAAAATTTTTAAAAAATAG
- a CDS encoding class I SAM-dependent methyltransferase, giving the protein MNHYFSEKPDIKSQRKKIKYTIENKEMEFITDNGVFSKSKIDFGTDLMLKTFIKNFKTKKSFDVLDIGCGYGIVSVVLKTFYPLSSVTLSDVNERALELSEENLKNHNINDYKIVKSFAFDNISDKYDIIMSNPPIRAGKETIFKIYEGAYEHLNNKGEFYCVIQTKHGAKSTQKKLEEIFGNCETLTIDGGYRIYKAKKN; this is encoded by the coding sequence ATGAATCATTATTTTTCGGAAAAACCGGATATAAAATCTCAAAGGAAAAAAATAAAATATACGATAGAAAATAAGGAGATGGAATTTATTACCGATAACGGAGTTTTTTCAAAGTCGAAAATCGATTTCGGAACGGATCTGATGTTGAAAACTTTTATAAAAAATTTTAAAACTAAAAAAAGTTTTGATGTTTTGGATATAGGATGCGGCTACGGAATAGTTTCGGTTGTGTTAAAAACTTTTTATCCGTTATCTTCTGTAACTTTATCCGATGTAAATGAGCGAGCTTTGGAATTAAGTGAAGAAAATTTGAAAAATCATAATATAAATGATTATAAAATAGTAAAATCTTTTGCTTTTGACAATATTTCGGATAAATATGACATAATTATGTCAAATCCGCCGATTAGGGCAGGAAAAGAAACAATTTTTAAAATATACGAAGGAGCTTACGAGCATTTGAACAATAAAGGGGAATTTTATTGTGTAATCCAGACAAAACACGGAGCTAAAAGCACTCAAAAAAAACTGGAAGAGATTTTCGGAAATTGTGAAACATTAACAATAGACGGAGGATATAGAATTTACAAGGCTAAAAAAAATTAA
- a CDS encoding PTS sugar transporter subunit IIB — protein sequence MLRILTVCGNGIGSSLMLAMKIEEICKEEGMDSITVESSDFNGAKSKETDIIVTVKEIAEQFPEDKKVIVTRSYTNKKKIKEDILEELRQYYNN from the coding sequence ATGTTAAGGATTTTAACAGTGTGCGGAAACGGAATAGGGAGCAGTCTAATGCTTGCAATGAAAATAGAAGAAATATGTAAAGAGGAGGGAATGGATAGTATAACAGTAGAATCATCAGATTTTAACGGTGCTAAATCTAAAGAAACGGACATAATTGTAACAGTTAAAGAAATAGCAGAACAATTTCCCGAAGATAAAAAAGTCATTGTAACAAGAAGTTATACAAATAAAAAGAAAATAAAAGAGGATATATTGGAAGAATTGAGACAATATTATAATAATTAA
- a CDS encoding VOC family protein, whose translation MNNTGLHHVSVLSSNAERAFYFYHHILGLKLILKTVNQDDPNMYHLFFGDETGRGGTEFTVFEMKGMKENRFGTNAIERTMFLVRSEKSLYFWEKRFDDFNVCHYGIETYNGQKILRFEDEDGQRLGLVYRKGELGEMEPFVAEDIPEEHAVLGIGDIHLRVRYTEPTQKILEKNYGFEKYDEITVNNLKVSLFRFKNSPFKHEIHIIEDKASEIQRLGVGGIHHIAFGVESVEDLKVLQKELEDKNVQNSGIIDREFIVSSYFREPNFNLFETATPLNKEKESFPEQGKQFHEIPLFLPEFLENRREEIERNVNYELK comes from the coding sequence ATGAATAATACAGGATTGCACCATGTTTCGGTGTTGTCAAGTAACGCAGAAAGAGCATTTTACTTTTATCATCACATTTTGGGATTGAAATTAATATTAAAAACCGTCAATCAGGACGATCCGAATATGTATCATCTGTTTTTCGGTGATGAAACAGGGAGAGGCGGAACGGAATTTACTGTTTTTGAAATGAAAGGCATGAAAGAAAACAGATTCGGAACAAATGCAATTGAAAGAACAATGTTTTTAGTAAGATCCGAAAAATCACTTTATTTTTGGGAAAAAAGATTTGACGACTTCAATGTATGTCATTACGGTATCGAAACATACAACGGGCAGAAGATATTGAGATTTGAAGATGAGGACGGACAAAGACTGGGACTTGTTTACAGAAAAGGAGAACTCGGAGAAATGGAACCTTTTGTAGCAGAAGATATTCCTGAAGAACACGCTGTTTTAGGAATCGGCGATATTCATTTGAGAGTAAGATATACAGAGCCCACACAAAAAATTCTTGAAAAAAATTACGGATTTGAAAAATATGACGAAATTACAGTAAATAACTTGAAAGTGTCATTATTCAGATTTAAAAACAGTCCTTTCAAACATGAAATACATATTATTGAGGATAAAGCTTCAGAAATACAGCGATTAGGCGTAGGAGGAATACACCATATAGCTTTCGGAGTGGAAAGTGTGGAAGATTTGAAAGTTCTTCAAAAAGAACTTGAAGATAAAAATGTTCAAAATTCAGGAATTATAGACAGAGAATTTATCGTCTCAAGTTATTTCAGAGAGCCTAACTTCAATTTATTTGAAACTGCAACTCCCCTAAATAAAGAAAAAGAATCTTTTCCTGAGCAGGGAAAACAGTTTCATGAGATTCCTTTATTTTTACCGGAATTTTTGGAAAACAGAAGAGAAGAAATAGAACGTAATGTGAACTACGAATTAAAATAA
- a CDS encoding LLM class flavin-dependent oxidoreductase, with translation MIELGISSFGETTPIEKTGEVLSHDKRIRNLIEEIELSDKVGLDIYAIGEHHRSDFAVSAPEIVLATGAVNTKNIKLSSATTNISSNDPVRVFQNFATIDAISNGRAEIMLGRGSFTEAFPLFGYKLENYEELFNEKLNMMLELKKNEIMNWKGNFTQSIDGRGVYPRPVQEDFPIWVATGGHVESSLRIAQKGLPIVYAIIGGNPLAFKQLIDIYKKFGVENGHSPEKLKVAAHSWGFVWDNTEEAIEKYFYPTKVLTDQIAKERPHWRGLSKEHYLQSVGPDGAMFVGSPEHVADKLIKIIENLGLDRFMLHLPIGSMPHEEVLKSIELYGTKVAPIVKDYFNKKK, from the coding sequence ATGATAGAATTAGGAATAAGTTCATTCGGAGAAACAACTCCCATAGAAAAAACAGGAGAAGTATTGTCTCATGACAAACGTATAAGAAACTTGATTGAAGAAATAGAATTATCCGATAAAGTAGGATTGGATATTTATGCCATAGGAGAACATCATCGCTCTGATTTCGCAGTATCAGCCCCTGAAATAGTTCTTGCGACCGGAGCTGTAAATACAAAAAATATTAAACTGTCCAGTGCAACTACAAATATATCGTCCAATGATCCCGTGAGAGTTTTTCAGAATTTTGCAACAATAGATGCTATATCTAACGGACGTGCAGAAATTATGCTTGGAAGAGGTTCTTTTACTGAAGCATTTCCTTTGTTTGGATATAAACTCGAAAATTACGAAGAACTGTTTAATGAAAAACTGAATATGATGCTTGAACTGAAAAAAAACGAGATTATGAACTGGAAAGGCAATTTCACACAAAGTATTGACGGTAGAGGTGTTTATCCTCGTCCCGTTCAGGAAGATTTTCCGATTTGGGTCGCAACAGGAGGACATGTGGAATCAAGTTTAAGAATTGCTCAGAAAGGTCTGCCTATAGTTTATGCAATAATCGGAGGAAATCCCCTTGCATTTAAGCAATTAATAGATATTTATAAAAAATTCGGTGTAGAAAACGGTCATAGCCCTGAAAAACTTAAAGTTGCTGCTCATTCATGGGGATTTGTCTGGGATAATACCGAAGAAGCGATAGAAAAATATTTTTATCCGACTAAAGTATTGACAGACCAGATAGCTAAAGAAAGACCTCATTGGAGAGGATTGAGCAAAGAACACTATCTGCAGTCAGTCGGTCCTGACGGAGCAATGTTTGTGGGATCTCCTGAACATGTTGCCGACAAACTTATTAAAATAATAGAAAATTTGGGATTGGACAGATTTATGCTCCATCTTCCTATCGGTTCGATGCCCCATGAAGAAGTATTAAAATCTATAGAGTTATACGGAACAAAAGTAGCTCCTATAGTGAAAGATTATTTTAATAAGAAAAAATAA